The following coding sequences lie in one uncultured Mailhella sp. genomic window:
- a CDS encoding YlxR family protein has protein sequence MENRQEPVRMCVVCRRRFAKSRLLRHVSAPEGAAAGNGLEADHAQTRPGRGWYVCDDPVCRERFAGMKFRRKSHKGRKHG, from the coding sequence ATGGAGAACAGGCAGGAGCCCGTGCGCATGTGTGTCGTATGCCGACGGCGTTTTGCCAAGTCGCGGCTCCTGCGTCATGTGTCTGCCCCGGAAGGCGCTGCCGCCGGCAACGGCCTTGAAGCAGATCACGCGCAGACCAGGCCCGGACGAGGCTGGTACGTGTGCGATGATCCGGTCTGCCGGGAGCGTTTTGCGGGCATGAAATTCAGGCGCAAATCTCACAAGGGGAGAAAGCATGGATAA
- the nusA gene encoding transcription termination factor NusA yields the protein MSLELKKAIEQISKDRGLDRDMLISTLEEAVRTSVTRKYGDDLDVEVHYSDDTGDIEVFQFKFVVDEVEDPLTQISLEEARQHDPSIQIDDEMGFRLKVEDLGRIAAQSAKQVIIQRMRDAEQELIYEEFKDRVGEIVSGMVQRRDKGGWVINLGRTEALLPREEQIPREHYKRNDRIQALIIDVRREGRGPQVIISRAHRDYMAALFRREVPEVDDGSVQIMGVARDPGSRAKVAVLSRERDIDPVGACVGVRGSRIQNIVQELHGERIDIVVWSPDIATYARNALAPALVSRINVDEASNLLEVTVPDDQLTNAIGRKGQNVKLAAKLLGWKIDIFTESRYHEANAAGRGLEQVASVAEIPVDRLMDAGFRSLDALRAASDDELAEKLELSAARIADLRAAVNFLSPVVEGEGAEEEKAEAGEE from the coding sequence ATGAGCCTGGAACTGAAGAAAGCCATTGAACAGATCAGCAAGGACAGAGGGCTGGATCGCGATATGCTCATCAGCACTCTTGAGGAAGCCGTGCGCACGTCGGTGACCCGCAAGTACGGCGATGATCTGGACGTGGAAGTGCATTACAGCGACGACACCGGCGACATCGAGGTGTTCCAGTTCAAGTTCGTCGTGGACGAGGTGGAGGATCCGCTCACTCAGATTTCCCTGGAAGAGGCCCGTCAGCACGATCCTTCCATTCAGATCGACGACGAAATGGGTTTCCGCCTCAAGGTGGAGGATCTCGGCCGCATTGCCGCCCAGTCCGCCAAGCAGGTCATCATCCAGCGCATGCGCGACGCCGAGCAGGAACTCATTTACGAGGAATTCAAGGACCGCGTGGGCGAAATCGTGAGCGGCATGGTGCAGCGCCGCGACAAGGGCGGCTGGGTCATCAACCTGGGCCGTACCGAGGCCCTGCTGCCCCGCGAGGAACAGATTCCCAGAGAACATTACAAGCGCAACGACCGCATTCAGGCGCTCATCATCGACGTGCGCCGCGAGGGCCGCGGTCCGCAGGTCATCATTTCCCGCGCGCACCGCGACTACATGGCCGCGCTCTTCCGCCGCGAAGTGCCCGAAGTGGACGACGGCAGCGTGCAGATCATGGGCGTGGCCCGCGATCCCGGTTCCCGCGCCAAGGTGGCCGTGCTCTCCCGCGAGCGCGACATCGATCCCGTGGGCGCCTGCGTGGGCGTGCGCGGATCCCGCATTCAGAACATCGTGCAGGAGCTGCACGGCGAGCGCATCGACATCGTGGTGTGGAGCCCCGATATCGCCACCTACGCCCGCAACGCGCTGGCTCCGGCTCTGGTGTCGCGCATCAACGTGGACGAGGCTTCCAACCTTCTGGAAGTCACCGTGCCGGACGATCAGCTCACCAACGCCATCGGCCGCAAGGGTCAGAACGTGAAGCTCGCGGCCAAGCTCCTCGGCTGGAAGATCGACATCTTCACCGAGTCCCGCTACCACGAAGCCAACGCCGCCGGCCGCGGTCTGGAACAGGTGGCCAGCGTGGCCGAGATTCCCGTGGACAGACTGATGGACGCCGGTTTCCGTTCTCTCGACGCCCTGCGCGCCGCCTCGGACGACGAGCTTGCCGAAAAGCTTGAGCTCTCCGCCGCGCGCATTGCCGATCTGCGCGCCGCCGTGAACTTCCTCAGCCCCGTTGTGGAAGGCGAAGGCGCCGAAGAGGAAAAGGCGGAAGCCGGAGAGGAATAG